The genomic window GAAGTTTGTCTGGAATTGAGCAAAGATATCGAAGCAATTGAATATGTTGAACGGAGTAAAACCCGCAATTTAGTTGAACAAATTCTTGAACGTGACTCTAAAACTATCTTCCCTCCAGAAGTATTCACTCAATTAGAAAAATACAGGGATGAAATAGCCGCAGGACAAAATAAAATCCAAAATGGTAAAGCGGAAAATCCCCAAGATTTAGCAAAACATCTCCAAGAATTGCGACGACAGCGTAACGAATTACAAAACGAATATTTACCTGTTGGTTATGGTTTTGATTTTAATTCATTTCAGGCTACGTTGAATGAGAATACAGCCATCATTGAGTGGTATATTCTTAATGATAAAATATTGGCGTTTATTGTCACCAAAACAGGAAATGTAACAGTTTGGCAATCCCAAACAAAAGACAGAGAAGATTTGGGAAATTGGGGAAATCAATATTTACAAAATTACTACTATCAAAAAGACCAATGGCTTAATAAATTAGGAGCATCACTCCAAGAATTAGCCTCAACTCTGCACATTGATGAGATATTAACCCAGATACCAAAGCACTGCGATCAACTCATCCTCATTCCCCATAGATTCTTGCACTTATTCCCCCTTCATGCACTCCCAGTAAATCAATATTCTGAAAATCCGTCTTGTCTTCTAGATTTGTTTCCTGGTGGTGTCAGCTATGCACCCAGTTGTCAACTACTACAACAGGTACAACAGCGCAAACGTCCTGATTTTCAATCTCTATTTGCAATTCAAAACCCTACAGGCGATTTAAATTATACAGATTTAGAAGTACAAGTTATTCAAAGCTACTTTAATACTGCCAACGTCCTGAAAAAAACAGATGCGACACTCACCGCAATTAATAATTCTGACTTAAATACTTACCACTGCGCCCATTTTAGCTGTCACGGGTATTTTAACTTAACAAACGCTGGTAAATCAGCCCTAATTTTAGCAAATGCACCCACCTCAGATACACCAACAAAACCAGACTCCGAACGTTACTTAAATGTGCGAGCAGGAGAAACCCACGATTTAGAAGAATGTCTTACCCTAGATAAAATCTTCGCTCTACAATTAGGAAAATGTCGCCTCGTCACCCTTTCCGCTTGCGAAACTGGATTGATTGATTTTAAAAATACCAGTGATGAATATATTGGTTTACCTAGTGGTTTTCTGTTAGCTGGTAGTAAAGCTGTAGTTAGTAGTTTGTGGACTGTCAGCGATTTATCTACAGCATTTTTGATGATGAAATTTTATGAAAACCTGCAAATAATAAATAGTGTCTCTCTAGCACTTAATCAAGCACAGGAATGGCTACGAAATTTAACGACAGAAGAATTTGCAGCACTATTAGCTAAATATGATGCACAAATTGAAGAAATTTTTGCTCAACTTCCTAAAGGAGAGCGTCCTGTTGCAAGAGCGGAATTAAGAAGAACTTGCGAGCGTAAACCCCACCCTTTTGCAGCACCATTTTACTGGGCGGGATTTACAGCTACAGGGCTTTAACAGTGAACAGTGAACAGTGAACAGTGAACAGTTGATTCTGTTCACTGATTTAATGTGAGTTCGATGACCTCTCCCCAACCCCTCTCCGACGCGGAGAGGGGCTTAAATATCTTGAAATATCAACGAAAAATGAAGCTTTTAAAGCCTCTCTCCTTGCAGGCTACGGTGTACACACAAGTATTAAAATCCCAGTCACCACTTGCTTTATAGCCCTGAAATGTCATTCTGAGTGGAGCGGAGCGGAAGGAAGAATCTCGGACTTGCACCGTAGTCTCTAGATGTTTCATTTCGCTGTCGCTACATTCAACATGACAGTTGAGAATTTTGTCAAGGTTCTGAAATGTATGCTGGTAGCACTTGTGTGTACACCGTAGCTCCTTGCAGGGGAGAGGTTTGGAGAGGGGTTTTTTTAATTCGTCGAACTCACGTTGATTTAAGATTCAGGTTTGGAAGTTTTACAAAACTGCTTCACGCCAATTTTGGCAACATAAATTACTACCGGCGTTGCCAAGGCTATAGGAATATTACCACTTGCTGCTAGGTAGGCGATCGCAGCTGTCAATACGCCTGTCATCAACTCATCAAATTCTTCCTGACAGATGATGTTGCTGAGTTTTTCGGCTAATTTCTCTAAATAATTTGAATCTCCTCTTAAGCTAACTTCTGCATCAGTTGTCTCAACAGCAATCAACTGTGCTGCTGCTTCCAGATTTCCCTCACACTCTTCTATAGCATCTAAAGCCGCTAAAGCCTCTGGACTATCCGCCAACTGGCTGCGAAACTGACTAATTTCTTCTGGTGTAACGGTAAGCATTTAAGAGTTTTAACCAGTAAATATACGAAAAACTAGATAATTATACACTTCATGGCTTTTCCCTAGATAGGGTTCTAGAATAATTAGTCAAACTCAGTTTCACAAAAAGCTTTCAATAAAATAATACAGTTGGAAATTGCACCCAAATGAGCAATTTCATAACCGTGGGTGTTTTGGGTAGGAAATGCCAAACAAGCAGCACGTCCCACATGACCAAATTTCATTGCTATAGAAGCATCACTACCAAAGCCACTTAAGGTAGTTAGCTGTACAGGCATATTTAATTGCTTCGCACATTGGCGCAATTGTCCATTTAGCCCTTCATCATATATCCCATAGGCATCCTGAGCTAAAAGTACCGGATTTTCGCCGTCTTTAACCGGATATTCCTCAGATAACGGACAAATTTCTAAAGCAATCAAAGCATCTAAACGCTGATTTTGGGTAAAAAATAATGCCCCAATTGCGCCTACTTCTTCTTTGGCGGAAGCCACTAAATAAACATCCACGGCTGGCTGTTTTAAGTGCTGTGCTAACGCCAATAAAATTGCCACAGATGCTTTGTTATCTAAGGTGTAGCTAGCAATGTGATTTTTAAGCCTGATGGGCTGTTTACGATGCTTCCCAATTACCATTCTTGTTCCCGGACGAATCCCAGCCGCTTCTAACTCATCCGTAGTCAGTTTAGTTTCAATCCAGGCATTTTCCCATTTAATCGGAGTCTCTTCTTGCTGGACTTTTTGCGGGGATTCGTGGGAGACGTGGCGCGAACCAAAACTGAGAATACCGCTAATGGTTTCGTTGTCTCCTAGTAAATCAACAACACCTTCCCCGTAAACCCAAGGGAAAGCACCGCCTAACTTGCGGACTTCTACCCTACCCGCATCACCAATATTTTTAACGATCGCACCAATTTCGTCTTTGTGGGCTGTAATCGCCACTGCTCTATCAGAATTTTTACCGGAAATCTTCGCAATAATATTATCGGCGCGATCGCACCAAACTTCTACACCCAGCCCAGTAAATCGCTGCATCAGCAATTGATTGATTTCCCCTTCTGCACCGCTAGGAGAATGGTGCATGACTAATTCCGTGATAGTTTCAAATAAGCGATCGTCAGCCCACATTGGTCTTTTCAGTTCCAAAAATTTACTTCACAATAGCAGTCAAAACTGACTTTTTCCGTTGACGCTTGAGCTTACCTGCTATACCCAAAGCACCAAATCCTAACATCCCCATCGTGACTGAAGGTTCAGGTACGAATACCGCGTCTGCTATCAGTTTATGGGCTTTGCTGGAAGGATGAACATCGTCCCAATATAAATACTCGTCTGGATTATCACAAGTTATATAAGTTGTGGGGCTGGTGAATTGCAAGCAAGCATCAGTGACATTAGTAAAACCGAATTTCTCTGGAGATTTACGCCAACTATTAACTAGAGAATAAACATTAACTTCGGTGAGGTTAACGTTTGGGTTTTGACGAATAATTGCTAAATCCTTGGCTAGATTTGAATTGAAATCTTTGCTCGCGCCAGTCAGTTCATCAGCATTGCGTCCTGGTATACTAGCCCCTGGAAGCACACCCAAATCTGTCAGGTTGAATACCACAATGTTTTTAGCACCTGCTGTGACTAAGCTATTTACAGATTGGAAGATGTTAGTGTAAGGCTTTGGTTGATTAGGATCGCTAGGTATTTGTGGGAACAAGTAATCATTTCCACCTCCCGATAAAGCATAAAGTGCATTAGGATCTACGATGTTTCCATTTCCTTGTACAAAACCCTGAACTTGCTCTAAGACTCCAGGTAAGGGTGCGTTAGGAACAAGTCCATTACCAAATCCTGAATTAGCCCCACCAATAGCAAAGTTAATTCCCTGAGTAGGAATAGCATTATTCAGCAATATATCAGTGACTAAAGTTGGTTTTAACCCTAACTTGTCTCCTAAATAATCAACCCATATCAAGTCATTAGCAAAGCGTCCCTGAAAATATGGTGGAGGTGGAGTAGGCCTTGGAGGTTGTAAAACCTGACTTGTCAAGTTCAATATATTACCAGTATCAGCCAAACTATCGCCAAATACATAAAAGCTGCTAAACTTTGCCGCTTTAGCTTCAAGCGGAATGATGACAGAACAGATTGCAAATCCTGCCGCTATGATTTTGGTTTTCATATTTGATTTAATGCTGAAATGTTATTGTTATGCCTAATTAAGAAAATGACAGCTAGCCGATTTCAGGCTTGCGTGATTTTGTTTAAGTGACTTTACTTAGCCATCAATAACATAGCAGGAAAAATCACAGGCAAGATTTATATTTACGTGATTTTTACAATTCCAGGGCTTATCTCGTCTGCTTTAATTTCAATGCCTCATTAGCCGATATACCCTCACCCTGAGTGCCAAAATACCACAACGCCGCCGCCGCTTCTGCACGAGTCACGGGTTTTTTCGGTTGGAACAAAGTTGTATAGCCAAACACCCGACGAATATTTGATTGTTCGCCATTCTGGAAATCAGCTAAAACTGCTCTCAAAGATTTGGGGTCTATTTTACCCGCATCCTGAAAACCCCAAGTTTCCTTAACAGCCTCTAAATTAGCAGTTGGTAAAGCTTGGCGGGTATCTAGGGGTACTTTCCACAAGACTAATTGTTCTCGTGTGAGTGGTGCATCAGGGCGAAACAGAACGGCTGTAGAGTCACCAGACAAAGGACTAGGAATTAATCCAGCTTCCGCTAATCCTTGAATTGCTGGAAAATCAGGGTCTTGACGCGACACATCACTAAAAGTTGGTTGTACACTTTCTGATGCTGGGCGAATTTGCTTGGCGGGATTGTTGGCATACATGGCATTGTTAGCAGTCACTAGCCAACGGGCATATTCTCGCCGAGTGATAATTTTACCGGGTTCAAATTGGTTAGTTGTGGTAGGAGAATTAGTTTTATTGTTGGCAGTATCTGACGAAAATACCCCTAATGCTGCTAAATCTTGGATATATTGCTGTATTTGTTGCGGGGCTTTATTCAAATCGCTAAATTCTTGAGCCGTGGGTGTCTCAGATGTACTGGGTGATTGTGTTACCCAATTTGCTGGAGGTACTGGGCCAATAAACTGCGAATCGCCTGGTTGGGGAACATTATTAGTAGTTGAGGTAGCTGTACTATTTGGTACGTACTCAATCTTTAATAATGTAGAGGTTTGTGGTTGATTGGGTGCAGGATTTGTGACTGATTGCGGCTGAATAGACACATTCACTAACAAATCATTGCGACGCACTTCAAAAGTACCTTCTACATCATCTGTGGGCTGTTGTAGAATTTGCCAGTTGTTAGATTGAAACTGATTGCGGTAAAAACTAGTAATAAAATTGCTAGGTTCAGAACTTAGCCAACGAGTCAACACCCTATTGTCTGTAGCACTAGCAGGGGTAATTTCCTCTAGTTTGGCGTTGGGATATATGGGGATATCTTTGGGAAAATCCGCAGGTAACTGCACTGATGGTTCGTTTTGTCCAGATGGCGATTTATCTGCTGGAGATTGACCTAAAACTGTTGGGTTATTTTTTAACCTGGGGTCTGCTGCCAAAGACTGTTCCAGGTTTTTGGCAGTTGGCACGTTAGCACAGGCTGTTAACGAAGTTAGAAAAACAGCCAAACTTAAAAATACAGCTGGACGTTTAAACAAAAGCACAGGAAATCACAAACGCGTGTCAATTCCTACCCTAGCGCATACTGCCGTCATTGAATTGTAGTTTGCGGTTTTAGTTGCTCACAAATCTCTAGAAATTGAGTAGCAACAAGGGTTGAAGAAAAATTTTCTGCAACATACTGACTAGATAGGAAACCACGATTAATTACTTCATCTGGATGATCCAAGCAGTATCTCATGCAGGTGGCTAACTCTTGTATATCTTCATTTTTAAAGAAAAAGCCGTGTGTTCCAGCCAGTTCTGGTAATCCTCCCACTTTTGAAACAATCGAGCAGGTTTGGGTACTAGAAGCTTCCAATACTACATAGCCGGCTGGTTCTTGCCACCGCGAAGGTACTACCAAAGCCAAAGCATCCTGTAATTGTGCAATCACTTCTTGATTAGAAAGTTTCCCTAAAAATCTGACGTAATTTACAATTTCTAAACTAGATGTCAGTTGCTGTAATTTATTGGCTGTTCCTCCATCGCCTATAATCAAAATCTGAAAATGACGATTTTCATCTTTTAAAATTGATGCGGCTCTTAATAAAATATCTACTCCTTTATCTGCATCTAATCTGCCAACAAAAATAAATTTATAAGGCGTAGATAAGTTATGCAGATTTTTTGGCTGACTTTCAGACTTAATGACAATAGGATTATATAAAGTAACTACTTGCCAAGGAAAAGCACAAGATTCCCCTAGAAAATTGCTACAAGCTGTGTGACGATTTGCTATGAGTGCAGTACCAAGTCTAGTCCCTAATCTTGCCCATTTAACAAAGGTGAATAACTTCCATTTTAAAGGGTAGTTGGGTTTGGGTAAGGTATATTTGAATTCAGCTTGTAGCCTTTTGCCAAAGGACATCTGCTCATATTGAGAGTGAATAGATTGATAAAAACAGTAGTGATATTTAATAATAATTTTTTTATTGAGGATTTTACATAATAGGGCAAATATTAAATCATTAGAATTCATATGCACAATATCTGCCCAAAAAATAAGTTTTATCCAATTATTGATCTGCTCTTCTCTGGTAGAGATTGTTTTAACTTCTACACCTCTTGTTTCTAGTTCTGGTATGAGTGCATTAATGTATGTTATGACTCCAGCGATTTCATTCTTAAAATGTCTGTGTTGGATTAAAAGCTTCATAAAAAGTAACTATATTGATAATTTGATCGTAAATTACCTTGCAAATTAATCGAGTCAGTTAGTTTTGTCAAACATACTTATATTAAATCAGCTGTTTATAATCCCAGAATTTGCGGTGCAGTTATCCCAAATCGACTATAAAACTGTAATCTACTCCAAAATGCTGCCTTTGAGAGCGATCGCTAACTAATCTTCAGTGCTAAACTAGTTTTAAGACTTCCTTTAGCATTAGCTAAAGCTGCAAAATTAGCAACTCTGCTGATAATCGGTAATGTAGAAGAGTCAGGGGACGTGGGAGACTGTTGTGCTAGATTTAGTTCCCAGGTTGCAAAGGGTGTGTCCCTGGCTAGTCAAGATGCAGATGCGACACAGGTGCAATTTCTCATACTGGATCTAATTGATGTTCGCCACTCAGTAGGGGTAACTTTCTCACCAAAGCTAATTCACCCCGGTGAGATCAACTCATATCCAGCACAGGTGCAAGTTTTACTAATTCCTGGCTAGAAGCAGACAAAGAGCAATAAATTTGTATTTGTGGCTTGGTTAAGTTATCAGATACAAGTCAAGCATCTGGGGAATTACAGAAAATTTTCGCGCTGAAGTGTTGACACTGAAGAAACCCTTCAGTGGCTTTAGCTTAGGAAATTAACTATCCTCCTACAGATTGCATTCGATTGGCATCAGGAATTACTAGTGCGGCTCAATGCGTGCAATTAAATCCAGATGTTGCTGTATGATCTGATTTGCCTGAGTATAAAAATTTTCATCTGTTGACTCTACAGCCAGAGTATGATTTACAGGAGATGGAGGTTTAAATTACACAGCAAAAACCTTTCCATTCCAACAAGTTAGCCCAATTGGAAACAAAAAGCTCAAAAAGATGTATCTCATGTCAAAAACTCTGATCAGATGGGAGTATGAAAAATCTAAAATAGATATTAAATTGAGAAAAAAACGAACGACCATCGACAACTGTCAGTCTAGTCTAAGTTCTGCAAAACGTCGCCAGGTTGTTACCAGTGCTGAAACACGATTACATGCAAGTTTCCCAGGATCAGCCGAGCTATTCTGATGCTCCACTCCAACTGCTACTGTTTATTGATGGACGACCCAAGTCCAAACAACAGGTGCAGCGTATCCGTGCTTACTTAAAAGAATTACAGGCTGAGTATAACTTTGAACTGCAAATTATCGATGTTGGACAACAACCTTATTTAGCAGAACACTTTAAGTTAGTAGCGACACCAGCCTTAATCAAAATTCATCCAGAACCTAGACAAGTTCTAGCCGGTAGTAACATCATTTCTCAACTGAAAAGCTGGTGGCCTCGTTGGCAAACGGCTGTAGAAACTTACCTCAAACTCCAAGAGGACTTACAAGAACGTGTAGAGGAGAATGGGCGCATCTCACAACCGAAATCTACCATCCGTTCTGTTGCGGTTTCTGCGGAACTGATTCGACTTTCCGACGAAATATTTCACCTGAAACAAGAAAAAGAAAAACTTCTAGAGCAGTTACAGTTTAAAGATAGGGTAATTGGGATGCTAGCCCACGACCTCCGCAATCCCTTAACAGCTGCGGCGATCGCCATTGAAACCTTACAATCTAACTACAATCTAGAAACTGGTGAATTTCAACGCCTCAAACCAGCCTTAATTGCCCATTTATTAAAACAAGCCCGCAGTCAAACCAAGACAATTGACAGAATGATTGCGGATCTGTTACAGGTGGGTAGGGGTCATGATACAGAGTTAACAATTGTACCACAGAAGACACATCTCGGTCAACTCTGCTTAGATGTAATAGAAGAATTGCGCGATCGCTACATTACCAAATCCCAAAAGATAGAAACCGATATCCCTCAAGACTTACCCTCTGTCTATGCTGACCCAGAACGCATCCGCCAAGTCTTGATCAATCTTTTGGATAATGCCATCAAATACACCCCCGAATGTGGCACAATAGACATCTCCAAAATAGTATTATTCTGTGATAAAAGAACATTAAAGCGTTATTTTGACACAGAAGCATGAGCAATATACTGAATTACATTGAAGAGAATCCTAAACAAACCCAAAGGTTAATAGGTCTGGAATATGAACAGTTACAACAATTAATCATAAATGGGGAAAGATTATATCATGAAAAAAAAGCTTTACTGGAATCTAAGAAAGTGAGAATTATTGCTGGTGGAGGAGGTCGGAAACCAAAATTATCTATTTCTGAACAAATCATTTTAACTTTAGTGTATCTCCGACATCTGACAACCTTTCAACTTCTAGGTATTCAGTTTGAAGTAAGTGAGTCTACAGCCAACGATACGTTTAACTATTGGTTGCCTAACTTGCGAGAATTACTGCCATCAAGTTTGCTTGAACAAGTAAAAAAAAAACGCTTCTGACTATGAAGTAGTAAAAGAAATGCTCACAGAATATGAATTAATAGTAGATAGCTATGAACAAGTCAGAGAAAGACCTAGAGACAATGATGAACAAAAGAAATATTTTTCAGGTAAGAAGAGTAATCATACATTTAAAACTCAAATGATTATTTTACCTGATGCTAGTGATATCGTTGATGTTGTGGCAGGTGAACCTGGTCCAAAAAGCGATATAACTTTGTTCCGAGAATATCGTTCAGAGTTTGATGCCAAACAAAGATTTAAAGGAGATAAGGCATATCTTGGAGAAGATTTAATTACAACTCCAATTAAGAAACCAAGAAATCAAGAACTAACAACTGAACAGAAAGAACAGAACAAAATATTTTCATCTAAACGAATCTTTGTTGAACATCGAATACGGTCAGTCAAAATCTTTCGAGTTGTCCAAGAGAGATTTAGGTTAAATACCCGCAAATATAAGCAAGTAATTTTGACGATTTGTGGGCTAGTAAGGTTACGGATTCGAGGGCTAATATTACCATTAGAAATATCAGCTATATCATCAGGTTAAAATTATCGCATATAACTAGATATTTTTGCCTAATTATCAACAGCAAATATCTCAAAGTCTTATTTCATCGTACAGAATAGCTAATTTAAGATGATTGCATTTAGTGGCTACAGCCTAGCCAAACAAAGGCTTTGACTGTTTTCGGAGATGTCTAATCAGCATCGCCGGCTTACACCGCACTACCCAAAAAGTTCAATTCAGCATAGGTGATACTGGCCCTGGTATCCCAGTAGAAAATCGCGATCGCATTTTTGAAAACCACTATCGCCTAGAACGAGATGAAGGTACTGAAGGCTACGGTATCGGTCTTTGTTTATGCCAACGTATCGTCAGAGCGCATTACGGCCAAATTTGGGTAGACTCTAACCCTTATGGCGGAGCATGGTTTCACTTTACTTTGCCAGTTTACCCCTCTTGACGAATTACGAATTACGTAAAGCCTGCGGCATGGCTGCGCTTAGAGCGTAGCGGGGCGCAGCCCATTACGAATTACGAATTACGAATTACGAATTATCTTCACTGTCTGATAACAAGCAAATCCGATTACGCCCTTCCTCCTTTGCTTGGTAAAGGGCTTTATCTGCTGCGGCTATTAAATCTGAGGGGGAAGACTCCCAGCTTGGGATCATAGTCGCTACACCCATACTCAGAGTCAGATATTGACTCACAGTAGATTTTTCATGGGCAATATGTAAATCACCAACGCCATTTTGCATCATAGTGGCAACATGAACTGCACCGGATGAGTGAGTATAGGGCATAATCACAGCAAATTCTTCACCGCCATAACGGGCTACTAAATCTCGGTGTTTCTCTGCTTTCTCGTTTAAAGTATGACCTACTTTTTGTAAACAAGCGTCCCCTGCGGGATGTCCATAGCAATCATTGTAAAATTTAAAAAAGTCGATATCGCACAAAATCAGCGATAAAGGCACTCTTGATTGTGCTAGGTTAATCCACTGGGTATTCAAATAGTTATCAAAACGACGGCGATTAGCCAAGCCAGTTAAGCCATCTACATGAGCAAGTTCCTGCAAAGCTAAGTTTGCCGCTTCCAATTGTTTATAAACTTGTGCTTGTTGTAGCAGTCTACGTAAACGTTGACGTAATACCGCCCAATGAATTGGCTTGGTGATGTAGTCTGTTGCTCCTGCTTCAAAAGCACGATCAACCGATTCTTCATCATTCAAGCTGGTAATCATTAATATAGGAGTACGCTCCCATAGTTTTGAGATCACGGTATTACCTAATCCAGAATCAGTATCTAGATTTGCCAAAGCTGACATTAAATTATTTCTAGCAATTTGTAGTAGTTGCTTACAACACGTAAACCCATCCATAATAGGCATCACAGCATCTAACAAGACTATATCTGGTTTGACAGCCTCATACGCATCTAAGCACTGCTTTCCGTCTGTAACCTCAATGACTCGATAGCCTTCTTGTTCCATTACTTTACGCAACATTGTTCGGATGGTTGTGTCATCATCAGCCACCAAAATTACAGGAGGTTCTTTAAGAGAATATGGGCTTATGCGTGACATGAGTTGCGTTCCACAGAAATTCTCAAAGTTGAAGAGGAGCAAACCTAGAAAAATCTTGCTCTTGTAAATTAATTACTTGTAACCGAAATTTGTTTAAAGTAGCCACGTCCTGGTGACTCAATAGTTGGATAGTCAAATAGATACCTAGTTTTGATCAGGTCATCAGCAATATGCACAATATCTTTTGCTAATTTACTCTTGAGTAGCAATTGTGTTACTGTCTGATTAAATAATGTGTGTAAACAGTGACAAGCAATAATGCGATCGCCTAAGAATAATCGCCCACTCATCGATATGGGAGTTCTGAACACGCATTTATCCGACCTGCCTCGAAAACTTGTGTGGATGTAAACCTGTTCGATAATCTTTAGCCAAGAAAACAGCATCATACTAGTTCGCATAGATAATCTATCGATTTATATAGAAAGTTAAGGGACTTATTACCTTAATACTCATTTCTAGCCATACTAAGAAATGTTACTTTTATAGTTCCCGCTTGATCACATTTAATTGCGATTGTAGGTAAAACTTCAAATACTGGCTTTATGTCTTTACAGACTTAGTTATTTTAGACACTAGGCCAATAATGTAGATCCATCACCCTATGACCTGAAAACTCAGCATTATCATCATGTTGATTGATGAGATGCTATTTATCCGACATCTTTAAATAGATAGATTTGAGAGCTTCTTTTGTGGTAATCACATAATTTTCATCATGCTATTATCAAGTTATTAACAATGCTGGTCAATTATTTATATTTTGCAATTAATCTAGTATAATTACGTAGGCATACAGTTCATTAATATATGTTATATCAGAGAATTAGGTTAATTTCTCTGAAAAATGTCGGTACTATGTCTAAAATAAAGATGAATACAAACAAGCTGGCGTAATTAACAATTCAAAATTCAAAATTCAAAATGACGCTCGCGGACTCGCTAACGCTGCGCTAACAAAATTAAAGACAGTTGGAGTTAGGGATTTAAACCCCAACTCAACTGATACTACGTGTAGACGTAAGGGTCTTAAACCCTTGAATTTACGATAAATAAATATTTATGGTTAGGAAAAAGTAGGGGTGTAGGGGAGACAAGAAAGTAAAAGTCCATCGGCAAATTAATTATGTCCACGTATTAAGTTAGTCTATTTTATTTATGCCAGATCCATTAATGTATCAACAGGATAATTTTGTTGTTCTAGAAACAAATCAACCAGAACAGTTTCTCACAACAGCAGAGTTATTAGAAAAGCTCAAAATGGAATTGCAAAAAATTGATTTTCAAGATTTACCATTTGAGCTACAACAATTTGATTCTCCCGCAGATCAAGCCCAACATTTAATTGACACAAGTTGCGAATTAGATGTTGGGATTGGCAAATATTTGCAATGGTATGCAGTACGTTTAGAAAAGTAGGTGTTTAGTAAAGCTATTTTAATCGAGTTCGTAGTAAGGACTTTAGTCCTAAAAGAAGGACTAAAGTCCTTACTACAAACCTTTAATGCCCCATAACCAATCAGTAATGATTATTGACTATCAGTAATCACTGCTAATTCAATTTTATCCTCATTGACTAATGTGATTTTTACTTCTATTCCTGGACCAAAGTATTTGGTCATTTTTTCATGTTTTTCCTGCCAACCGCTAATTTGTATAGATGGCGAGTCAAATTCTAAAATCAAGGCATAAGCACCATTAATTTCTGTTTCTCGTAATGCTGTAACTACAGGTCTTTCGTCATCTGAAGGGCTTAAACCCAGATAAGAAAGCGCACTATCTAAATGGGCATCTTGTCCATAGCAATAGCGGGTAATATCTTTACGAATTTTATTTTGGGTAACAGTTGCTTGCTGTTCTCGCAATAATAAAACTGAAGGTTCAGTTGGTTGACTGAAGGGAATAGGCTTGATTTCATTAGCTTTGAGTGCTAATCCTCCTAGAAATAGTGGAAAGCCGTAGAAAAATCCCACTAAATTGAGTGTAGCGTTATCTAGAGCGTAAGCAACAAAGCCTACGATAATCAATATGCCACCGACGCTTAAACCAAGAGTTCCCAGAGAAATTTTACGTAACATAATCTCAGAATCGTATAAATTCTTAACACAT from Nostoc sp. UHCC 0870 includes these protein-coding regions:
- a CDS encoding helix-turn-helix domain-containing protein, translating into MSNILNYIEENPKQTQRLIGLEYEQLQQLIINGERLYHEKKALLESKKVRIIAGGGGRKPKLSISEQIILTLVYLRHLTTFQLLGIQFEVSESTANDTFNYWLPNLRELLPSSLLEQVKKKRF
- a CDS encoding M42 family metallopeptidase produces the protein MWADDRLFETITELVMHHSPSGAEGEINQLLMQRFTGLGVEVWCDRADNIIAKISGKNSDRAVAITAHKDEIGAIVKNIGDAGRVEVRKLGGAFPWVYGEGVVDLLGDNETISGILSFGSRHVSHESPQKVQQEETPIKWENAWIETKLTTDELEAAGIRPGTRMVIGKHRKQPIRLKNHIASYTLDNKASVAILLALAQHLKQPAVDVYLVASAKEEVGAIGALFFTQNQRLDALIALEICPLSEEYPVKDGENPVLLAQDAYGIYDEGLNGQLRQCAKQLNMPVQLTTLSGFGSDASIAMKFGHVGRAACLAFPTQNTHGYEIAHLGAISNCIILLKAFCETEFD
- a CDS encoding SGNH/GDSL hydrolase family protein yields the protein MKTKIIAAGFAICSVIIPLEAKAAKFSSFYVFGDSLADTGNILNLTSQVLQPPRPTPPPPYFQGRFANDLIWVDYLGDKLGLKPTLVTDILLNNAIPTQGINFAIGGANSGFGNGLVPNAPLPGVLEQVQGFVQGNGNIVDPNALYALSGGGNDYLFPQIPSDPNQPKPYTNIFQSVNSLVTAGAKNIVVFNLTDLGVLPGASIPGRNADELTGASKDFNSNLAKDLAIIRQNPNVNLTEVNVYSLVNSWRKSPEKFGFTNVTDACLQFTSPTTYITCDNPDEYLYWDDVHPSSKAHKLIADAVFVPEPSVTMGMLGFGALGIAGKLKRQRKKSVLTAIVK
- a CDS encoding S-layer homology domain-containing protein, whose amino-acid sequence is MLLFKRPAVFLSLAVFLTSLTACANVPTAKNLEQSLAADPRLKNNPTVLGQSPADKSPSGQNEPSVQLPADFPKDIPIYPNAKLEEITPASATDNRVLTRWLSSEPSNFITSFYRNQFQSNNWQILQQPTDDVEGTFEVRRNDLLVNVSIQPQSVTNPAPNQPQTSTLLKIEYVPNSTATSTTNNVPQPGDSQFIGPVPPANWVTQSPSTSETPTAQEFSDLNKAPQQIQQYIQDLAALGVFSSDTANNKTNSPTTTNQFEPGKIITRREYARWLVTANNAMYANNPAKQIRPASESVQPTFSDVSRQDPDFPAIQGLAEAGLIPSPLSGDSTAVLFRPDAPLTREQLVLWKVPLDTRQALPTANLEAVKETWGFQDAGKIDPKSLRAVLADFQNGEQSNIRRVFGYTTLFQPKKPVTRAEAAAALWYFGTQGEGISANEALKLKQTR
- a CDS encoding HARBI1 family protein codes for the protein MLTEYELIVDSYEQVRERPRDNDEQKKYFSGKKSNHTFKTQMIILPDASDIVDVVAGEPGPKSDITLFREYRSEFDAKQRFKGDKAYLGEDLITTPIKKPRNQELTTEQKEQNKIFSSKRIFVEHRIRSVKIFRVVQERFRLNTRKYKQVILTICGLVRLRIRGLILPLEISAISSG
- a CDS encoding glycosyltransferase family 4 protein, producing the protein MKLLIQHRHFKNEIAGVITYINALIPELETRGVEVKTISTREEQINNWIKLIFWADIVHMNSNDLIFALLCKILNKKIIIKYHYCFYQSIHSQYEQMSFGKRLQAEFKYTLPKPNYPLKWKLFTFVKWARLGTRLGTALIANRHTACSNFLGESCAFPWQVVTLYNPIVIKSESQPKNLHNLSTPYKFIFVGRLDADKGVDILLRAASILKDENRHFQILIIGDGGTANKLQQLTSSLEIVNYVRFLGKLSNQEVIAQLQDALALVVPSRWQEPAGYVVLEASSTQTCSIVSKVGGLPELAGTHGFFFKNEDIQELATCMRYCLDHPDEVINRGFLSSQYVAENFSSTLVATQFLEICEQLKPQTTIQ